Sequence from the Burkholderia cepacia genome:
CGAGATCGCCCGCATGCCGGGTTGCAGCGCGGCCGCGAGAAAATCCGGTGCGCCGGCCGGAATCACGTTCTCGACGCGAATCGGTGCGCCCGCGCCCACGTGGTTGCGCAGCAGCGCGCCCTTCAGGTCCGCGCCCGGCTGCGACTCGACGAACGCGCCGGCCGGCACCTGCGCGCGCGGCATGCGCTTCCACGCGAGATCGTTGTCGCGCAGCAGCAGCCCTTCCGGCAGGTCGGCGGCGGCGACCCGCACGCGCGCCTGCGCGGACTCGACGGGCGCCTTGGTGGTGGACGCGGCGACGTACAGCTCGCGCAGGATGAACGCACCGATGCCGGCGGCAACGACGAGCACGGCCAGTCTCAGCGGTTTGGGCATGGCGGCGTGCGTCCCCCGGCTAAGTGAACGTGGCGGCGTGCGCAAACGACGCCCAGACGGCCAGCGTGCCGCCGAGCGCGAGCGCCACGCCGTACGGCACGCCGCGCGTCGCGACGGGACGCGCGGGCGCGGTGCGGCGCTGCCGCGCGTCGGCCGCGAGCGCCGCGACGCCGCACGCAAGGCCGCCCGCGCCGACGATCGTCAGCACCGGGACGGCCAGCGCCGGGCCGGCCCACAGGCATACCGCCGCCGCGAGCTTGACGTCGCCTCCGCCGATCCAGCCCGCGTGGCGCATCGCGCCGAACAGCAGCAGCATCGTCGCGCCGGCCGCGACATGCCCGGCCAGCGGCGCGAAGCCGTCGCGCGCGAGCGCCGCCGCGACGAAATACAGCGCCCCGAACGCGAGCACCACGCGATTGGACAGCCGCCGGTCGCGCAGATCCTGCGCGGCGAGCGAAGCCAGCAGGACCGTGGCCACCGACTGCACGAGATAGAGCATGAGCGGAGCCGTCCGTCGGCGCGCCTCCGCGCGAGATACATTCGACTGCTGCGGATCCGTGTGCGTCGGCGGCGCGGGGTCAGGGAATCAGATCAGGCCGGTCACTTTCGTGATCAGCGCGGTGAACAGGCTCGGCAAGCCGCTCGACGTGCTGCTGAGGATCACGCCGACCGCCGCCAGCGCGACCACGACGATGCCGGCCAGCACTGCGTATTCGAGCGAGCTGACGCCGCGTTCGTCACGCAGCAGGGACTTGACGTATTGCAGCATGGCAACCTCCTTGCAAGGGGGTCGGAGATCGACCGTTGAACGTCACGGCGTTGCGTGACTCCGACGGCCCTCACATCGGGCCGCTCGCATCCCCGGAGTCAATTCGATCGCTGCGCCGCCGGCAGGCACCTTGCCGACGACCTGATTCGTCTAGGGTATAGACAATTTTCCAGGCGAATTCAAATGATTTGGCGTCGGAGTGCATTTATGGATAGCACCCCGTAACAATCAAACAATGTGTCATTGCGCCGCAATTGTTTCTCGTGAAGCAACGAAATTCCGGATCGTTGATCGGGCGCGTGCGCGCCCCTTCACGGGCGAATCGGCTGTTCACCTCGCGCAAGCAGCATGTCGATTTTCATTGAATTTTCGGGCTCGCGCGTCGGCGTCGATTTATTACCGATGCACTCGCACAACCCGGTAAAAACGACGAATCCGGATCGATTTTTTATGCGGGTTTTGCTGCCTTTACGTCAATCCAGCCAGACCC
This genomic interval carries:
- a CDS encoding A24 family peptidase; amino-acid sequence: MLYLVQSVATVLLASLAAQDLRDRRLSNRVVLAFGALYFVAAALARDGFAPLAGHVAAGATMLLLFGAMRHAGWIGGGDVKLAAAVCLWAGPALAVPVLTIVGAGGLACGVAALAADARQRRTAPARPVATRGVPYGVALALGGTLAVWASFAHAATFT
- a CDS encoding Flp family type IVb pilin, which gives rise to MLQYVKSLLRDERGVSSLEYAVLAGIVVVALAAVGVILSSTSSGLPSLFTALITKVTGLI